One window of bacterium genomic DNA carries:
- the sucD gene encoding succinate--CoA ligase subunit alpha has translation MSIFVDQATRLIVQGITGRDGGFHTEQMQAYGTRVVGGVTPGKGGQQACGVPVFDTVSEAVRATGANASVIFVPANVAADAILEAVAGGIRTVVCITEGIPVRDMNAVMPRVRAAGVRLIGPNCPGLISPGQCKVGILPGNIVRPGKVGLVSRSGTLTYEVVYHLTAAGLGQSTCIGIGGDPVIGTNFIDCLAAFQADPATAAVVMIGEIGGTDEEEAAAHIKEKVTLPVVAFIAGRTAPPGKRMGHAGAIIAGGSGTAADKIASLRAAGVPVAEIPSQIVPLLAAQYKP, from the coding sequence ATGAGCATCTTCGTGGACCAGGCGACGCGCCTGATCGTGCAGGGGATCACCGGCCGCGACGGGGGCTTCCACACCGAGCAGATGCAGGCCTACGGCACCCGGGTCGTCGGCGGCGTCACGCCGGGCAAGGGCGGCCAGCAGGCCTGCGGCGTCCCCGTCTTCGACACCGTCAGCGAGGCCGTGCGCGCGACGGGCGCCAACGCGAGCGTCATCTTCGTGCCGGCGAACGTGGCCGCCGACGCCATCCTCGAGGCGGTGGCGGGGGGCATCCGAACCGTCGTCTGCATCACCGAGGGCATTCCGGTGCGCGACATGAACGCGGTGATGCCGCGCGTGCGCGCGGCGGGCGTGCGGCTCATCGGCCCCAACTGCCCGGGCCTGATCTCGCCGGGCCAGTGCAAGGTGGGCATCCTGCCCGGCAACATCGTCAGGCCGGGCAAGGTGGGCCTCGTCAGCCGCTCGGGCACCCTGACCTACGAGGTGGTCTACCACCTGACCGCGGCCGGGCTCGGCCAGTCGACCTGCATCGGCATCGGCGGCGACCCGGTGATCGGCACGAACTTCATCGACTGCCTGGCCGCCTTCCAGGCCGATCCGGCCACCGCAGCCGTCGTCATGATCGGCGAGATCGGCGGCACGGACGAGGAGGAGGCCGCCGCCCACATCAAGGAGAAGGTGACGCTGCCGGTCGTCGCCTTCATCGCCGGTCGCACGGCGCCGCCCGGCAAGCGGATGGGCCACGCGGGCGCCATCATCGCCGGGGGCTCGGGCACCGCGGCCGACAAGATCGCCAGCCTGCGCGCGGCGGGTGTGCCCGTGGCCGAGATCCCCAGCCAGATCGTGCCGCTGCTGGCCGCTCAATACAAACCCTGA
- a CDS encoding lysophospholipid acyltransferase family protein — translation MRLKHRIEAALVRGGLSLGSLFPWGWISAEGAALGQLAWWLGIRRGVTLANLRLALGDERSERERRRIGAACYRQFGRSYLEYFALPAFRRRRLLARIDYEGLDELAAARAAGKGVLFLAAHFGNWELLALATQARGVPVHLLVGDLANPAVDAAMNDLRRSLGFSVEHRGMGLRGVMKALRAGGGIGVQGDQEARWPGILVPFFGRESLTHPGTAFLSLKTGAPIVPSYLLREGRRFRVVYEAPLWPAGEADADAVARLTAAHTARWEAIIRRHPEHWFWLHRRWKRAPRGEDGLPRRAASPGAAA, via the coding sequence ATGCGCCTGAAGCACCGCATCGAAGCCGCGCTGGTCCGCGGCGGTCTCAGCCTGGGCAGTCTCTTCCCCTGGGGCTGGATCAGCGCCGAGGGCGCGGCGCTCGGCCAGCTCGCCTGGTGGCTGGGTATCCGCCGCGGCGTGACCCTGGCCAACCTGCGCCTCGCCCTCGGCGACGAGCGCAGCGAGCGCGAGCGCCGGCGCATCGGCGCCGCCTGCTACCGCCAGTTCGGGCGCAGCTATCTGGAGTACTTCGCACTGCCCGCCTTCCGGCGCCGCCGCCTGCTGGCGCGAATCGACTACGAGGGCCTCGACGAGCTCGCCGCCGCCCGGGCGGCCGGCAAGGGCGTGCTCTTCCTCGCCGCGCACTTCGGCAACTGGGAGCTGCTCGCCCTCGCGACGCAGGCGCGCGGCGTGCCCGTCCACCTGCTCGTGGGGGACCTCGCGAACCCGGCCGTCGACGCGGCGATGAACGACCTGCGCCGCTCGCTCGGCTTTTCTGTCGAGCACCGCGGCATGGGCCTGCGCGGGGTGATGAAGGCCCTGCGCGCGGGCGGCGGCATCGGTGTCCAGGGCGACCAGGAGGCGCGCTGGCCCGGCATCCTCGTGCCCTTCTTCGGGCGCGAGAGCCTGACGCATCCGGGCACGGCCTTCCTCAGCCTGAAGACGGGCGCGCCGATCGTCCCCAGCTACCTGCTGCGCGAAGGCCGGCGCTTCCGCGTCGTCTACGAGGCGCCGCTCTGGCCGGCGGGCGAGGCGGACGCCGACGCCGTCGCCCGCCTGACCGCCGCGCACACGGCGCGCTGGGAAGCGATCATCCGCCGCCATCCCGAGCACTGGTTCTGGCTGCACCGGCGCTGGAAGCGCGCCCCGCGCGGGGAGGATGGCCTGCCGCGTCGCGCGGCGAGCCCGGGCGCCGCGGCCTAG
- the sucC gene encoding ADP-forming succinate--CoA ligase subunit beta — MKIHEYRAKELFRRQGIPVPDGFVVGTPEEAKERARELGGPVVIKAQVLVGGRGKAGGVKLARQHDEVRDKADQILGMEIKGLTVRRLLVTRAVDIAQEYYLGIVQDRAAQRATLMVSAAGGVDIEEVAAKTPEQIIKLRLDPVAGLSPHEARHVAFQVASGRIALRMADVLTRLWQAYADSDATLAEINPLVVTPTGEVWAVDGKMVLDDNALYRQSEIAGWRDPAEATPEEDEARLAGLSFVKLEGDVGCLVNGAGLAMATMDLVAHYGGQPANFLDIGGSSHPDKVVRALDIITRDRNVKAILFNIFGGITRCDDVARGIIEAKAKTGIHLPIVVRLVGTNEDEARRLLAETDLVAAESMDEAVQKAIALAKGAAA, encoded by the coding sequence GTGAAGATCCACGAGTACCGGGCCAAGGAGCTCTTCCGGCGCCAGGGCATCCCCGTGCCCGACGGCTTCGTCGTGGGCACGCCGGAGGAGGCCAAGGAGCGCGCGCGCGAGCTCGGCGGGCCGGTCGTCATCAAGGCCCAGGTCCTGGTCGGCGGCCGCGGCAAGGCGGGCGGCGTCAAGCTGGCCAGGCAGCACGACGAGGTGCGCGACAAGGCCGACCAGATCCTCGGCATGGAGATCAAGGGCCTCACCGTGCGTCGCCTGCTCGTGACGCGGGCGGTGGACATCGCCCAGGAGTACTACCTCGGCATCGTCCAGGACCGCGCGGCGCAGCGGGCGACCTTGATGGTCTCCGCCGCGGGCGGCGTCGACATCGAGGAGGTGGCGGCGAAGACGCCGGAGCAGATCATCAAGCTGCGCCTCGATCCGGTCGCCGGCCTCAGCCCGCACGAGGCGCGGCACGTGGCCTTCCAGGTCGCCTCGGGTCGCATCGCGCTGCGGATGGCCGACGTGCTGACGCGCCTCTGGCAGGCCTACGCCGACAGCGACGCCACGCTGGCGGAGATCAACCCCCTCGTCGTCACGCCCACGGGCGAGGTCTGGGCCGTCGACGGCAAGATGGTCCTGGACGACAACGCCCTCTACCGCCAGAGCGAGATCGCCGGCTGGCGCGATCCCGCCGAGGCGACGCCCGAGGAGGACGAGGCCCGCCTGGCCGGTCTCAGCTTCGTCAAGCTCGAAGGGGACGTCGGCTGCCTCGTCAACGGCGCCGGCCTCGCGATGGCGACGATGGACCTCGTCGCCCACTACGGCGGCCAGCCGGCGAACTTCCTCGACATCGGCGGCAGCTCGCACCCGGACAAGGTGGTGCGCGCCCTGGACATCATCACCCGCGACCGCAACGTGAAGGCGATCCTCTTCAACATCTTCGGCGGCATCACCCGCTGCGACGACGTCGCGCGCGGCATCATCGAGGCGAAGGCGAAGACGGGCATCCACCTGCCCATCGTCGTGCGTCTGGTCGGCACGAACGAGGACGAGGCGCGGCGCCTCCTCGCCGAGACGGATCTGGTCGCCGCCGAGAGCATGGACGAGGCGGTGCAGAAGGCGATCGCCCTCGCCAAGGGGGCTGCGGCATGA
- the rfaE1 gene encoding D-glycero-beta-D-manno-heptose-7-phosphate kinase, which yields MQGLPVLVLGDLMLDRYLKGSVERISPEAPVPVVAVREREQRLGGAANVARNLAALGGAPRLVGLRGADEAGAELVAALAAAGIPAEDLVVESGRPTTVKTRILGAGQQICRVDSEERRPATGEALAALEARACALLGEARALVLSDYGKGVLVDALVTALVAAARARGVPVIVDPKEGHFAAYRGVDLVTPNKAEAGGSFGLPIRSEADLERVGAGLMARLELKALMITLGEGGIALFTAAGPSRRFPAKARRVFDVTGAGDTVVATLALALAAGASLEEGAVLANHAAGVVVGEVGTAAVTPGELLAALLDDALREAGAPESEAPVLGRAAAVAWAEQARARGQRVVFTNGCFDVLHAGHRALLAEAAAQGERLIVGLNSDASVRRLKGPTRPVNGEADRAALLAHLRSVDAVTLFDEDTPLALIEALRPDVLVKGGEYAEAEIVGATAVKGWGGRVHRAGMLTGYSSTATIAKQKDGQARGSG from the coding sequence ATGCAGGGTCTGCCCGTGCTCGTCCTCGGCGACCTGATGCTGGACCGCTACCTCAAGGGCAGCGTCGAGCGGATCAGTCCCGAGGCGCCCGTGCCCGTGGTCGCCGTGCGCGAGCGCGAGCAGCGCCTGGGCGGGGCGGCCAACGTGGCGCGCAACCTGGCCGCTCTGGGGGGCGCGCCGCGCCTCGTCGGTCTGCGCGGCGCGGACGAGGCGGGCGCTGAGCTGGTCGCAGCCCTCGCGGCCGCCGGCATCCCCGCCGAGGACCTCGTCGTCGAGTCCGGCCGGCCGACGACGGTCAAGACGCGCATCCTCGGCGCCGGCCAGCAGATCTGCCGCGTGGACAGCGAGGAGCGCCGTCCGGCGACGGGCGAGGCGCTCGCCGCCCTCGAGGCCCGCGCCTGCGCGCTGCTGGGCGAGGCGCGCGCCCTCGTGCTCTCGGACTACGGCAAGGGTGTGCTCGTCGACGCGCTCGTCACGGCCCTCGTCGCGGCGGCGCGCGCGCGCGGCGTGCCGGTGATCGTCGATCCGAAGGAGGGGCACTTCGCCGCCTATCGCGGCGTCGACCTCGTGACGCCGAACAAGGCCGAGGCGGGCGGCTCCTTCGGCCTGCCCATCCGCAGCGAGGCCGACCTGGAGCGCGTCGGCGCCGGCCTCATGGCGCGCCTGGAGCTGAAGGCGCTGATGATCACGCTCGGGGAGGGGGGCATTGCCCTCTTCACGGCGGCCGGTCCGTCCCGCCGTTTCCCGGCCAAGGCGCGGCGGGTCTTCGACGTCACGGGCGCCGGCGACACGGTGGTGGCCACGCTCGCACTCGCCCTGGCGGCGGGCGCCAGCCTCGAGGAGGGCGCCGTGCTCGCCAACCACGCGGCGGGCGTCGTCGTCGGCGAGGTCGGCACCGCGGCGGTGACGCCCGGCGAGCTGCTCGCCGCCCTCCTCGACGACGCCCTGCGCGAGGCCGGGGCGCCGGAGAGCGAGGCCCCCGTCCTCGGCCGCGCCGCGGCGGTGGCCTGGGCCGAGCAGGCGCGGGCGCGCGGGCAGCGGGTCGTCTTCACCAACGGCTGCTTCGACGTGCTGCACGCCGGACACCGGGCGCTGCTCGCCGAGGCGGCGGCGCAGGGCGAGCGGCTGATCGTCGGCCTGAACAGCGACGCTTCCGTGCGGCGGCTCAAGGGCCCGACCCGGCCCGTGAACGGCGAGGCGGATCGCGCGGCGCTGCTCGCGCACCTGCGCTCGGTGGACGCCGTGACCCTCTTCGACGAGGACACGCCGCTCGCGCTCATCGAAGCGCTGCGCCCGGACGTGCTGGTCAAGGGCGGCGAGTACGCGGAAGCCGAGATCGTCGGCGCCACCGCGGTGAAGGGCTGGGGCGGGCGCGTGCACCGGGCGGGCATGCTGACGGGCTACTCGAGCACGGCGACGATCGCGAAACAGAAGGACGGCCAGGCGCGCGGCTCAGGCTAG
- a CDS encoding DUF3467 domain-containing protein — protein sequence MSEPTKTTGPVKRIEIDLESATEHYANITLINQSSNEFILDFARLMPGRPKATVSARVIMAPANVKALLRGLAQHVQRFEELHGALPEPAVQPPTVGFGPETGRA from the coding sequence ATGAGCGAGCCGACGAAGACGACCGGCCCCGTCAAGCGCATCGAGATCGATCTCGAGTCCGCGACCGAGCACTACGCGAACATCACCCTGATCAATCAGTCGAGCAACGAGTTCATCCTCGACTTCGCGCGGCTGATGCCGGGCCGGCCCAAGGCCACGGTGAGCGCGCGCGTGATCATGGCGCCGGCCAACGTGAAGGCCCTCCTGCGCGGCCTCGCCCAGCACGTGCAGCGCTTCGAGGAACTGCACGGCGCCTTGCCCGAACCGGCGGTGCAGCCGCCGACGGTGGGCTTCGGTCCCGAGACGGGCCGCGCCTAG
- a CDS encoding nucleoside-diphosphate kinase: MIKPELVAAQTIGEILAMLTANRFRITGLELKRLTAAQVGAFYAEHQGKAFYGDLVAYITSGPIVAVRLEKDNAVKDLRLLVGATNPAEAAPGTIRYLYGQSLQTNGVHASDSDASAARELGIVFGG; encoded by the coding sequence ATGATCAAGCCCGAGCTGGTGGCGGCCCAGACCATCGGCGAGATCCTCGCCATGCTCACCGCCAACCGCTTCCGGATCACGGGCCTGGAGCTGAAGCGCCTGACGGCCGCACAGGTGGGGGCCTTCTACGCCGAGCACCAGGGCAAGGCCTTCTACGGGGACCTCGTCGCCTACATCACGAGCGGACCCATCGTGGCGGTCCGACTCGAGAAAGACAATGCGGTCAAGGACTTACGTCTTCTAGTCGGGGCCACGAACCCGGCCGAGGCGGCGCCGGGCACGATCCGCTACCTCTATGGCCAGAGCCTGCAGACCAACGGCGTGCACGCCAGCGACTCGGACGCCTCGGCGGCGCGGGAGCTGGGCATCGTCTTCGGCGGCTGA